Within Halococcus salifodinae DSM 8989, the genomic segment GTCAACCGGTTCGAGTTGCTTGAGTGGCACACCGAGTTTCCTGTTCTTCCACTCGATGGTCACGAATTGCTGGCGAAGCGTCGGATCTGTCCGGGGCATTCCAACCACGCGGACGGTTTCGTCTTTCTTGAGCGGTGATTCCTCTCGCTCGGTACGACAGCACGCTTCAAACGGGAATTCCAGAGTGTCGTCGAGGTAGGCGTGCCAGCCCATCGCTTGCTCTTCTGGACCGTAGGTGTCGACGATGATCTCCATGCTGATGCGTTCGTCCCGTTCTTCATCCCTGTCTGCGGTCATTCTCGGGTTACCATTCTTCGTCTACCAGGCGATACTGCTCGACGGGATCACCGTTCTCGTTCACAACGTCGGGTGCTTTGTCGCTAGATTCGGTCTCATCGATCTCCTTGAGGATGGCGTAAAAGCGCCACTCGTCGCCGTAGTCGAACAGGTAACAGATACGGTCACGTTCGTCCAGATCCAGTTGTCGAGCCATCTGGCCGATTGTCGTCTCGGAAGCGTCGTACTCCTCACCGCCTCGCAGCAGCCCACTGGCTGACTGTTCGATCTCCTCTGGTCGCTTGTACTGACTGTCGCTATCCCAGTAGTCTTGATCGGTCCCGAAAAACCAGAGATGGTCCTGGTTGAGCCCCACCGCGCGGTTCAGCACCGTCTGAAACTCGTCGAGCGTCCTGTCTCCTCCGACAGCAATGTCACGCCACAGCGAGGTCGGATCGTACTCGGACTTCACACGGAACCGATAGGTGGTCATCTTCCTCTACCTGTTTCGGGACGGACGGTTGTGAGTTCGTCGGTACCGTCTTGCCCATTCACACAAAGTACCGACATGGCAGAGTTCGATCCCGATTGCGACGATACTGAGCTGCCGGATCTCGCCGATCGTGACGCTGCCATCCGATTTCTCGAACGGAACGATGTCGCGCTTCCCGAAGGACTGACGATCGAGAAGATCAAATCCCGGGGTAGTTGGTGGGCCATCGACGACGAGTCGTTCAGCTTCCGTGTCGAGCGCCATCCGTCTGGGCCGTTCCCGTCGACATCGATGACCGGCAAGGGGATGCCGACGCCCGCGCGGTGGCACATTCGGAAGCGGTACACCTACCATCTCACGATCGACGAATGGGACGTTGCCGAACGCATGCGGGAGTTCGATTTTAGTCCTATGTTACTCGTCGACGCGGAATTCGAGCAATTTCCGAACAAAGACATGTGGGAGCAGGCACTCGCTCGCGCCAGAGACGCCGAAGACCCGGAAGAAGTGCTTGACGAGCAACTGTCCCTCACCGAACAGAAGTATCGAGCTACGTTTGACGACGTGCCCGAGGACCATATAGAAGAGATGCTCGCCGTCCTCGGAGAGGCATTCCGGCGACGAGTAGGCATGGACTGACACAGAGTATAATACTGGGTCTGTCGTAGCGATCTCCCAAGAGCATGAGTGGCGAGCAGTGGCCCACCGTGACGGAAGCGACTATTCGGGAACTGGCCAGATCCAAATCGTACGACCGAGGACAGTCCTACTACGAGCGGGGTGCAGTCAGTGAGGTAGTTCGGCGCGGTGAGACACTCCGAGCCGACGTCAAGGGCAGCCAGTACCAGCCCTACACGGTGACCATCGATCTCGACGATG encodes:
- a CDS encoding calcium-binding protein, producing MTADRDEERDERISMEIIVDTYGPEEQAMGWHAYLDDTLEFPFEACCRTEREESPLKKDETVRVVGMPRTDPTLRQQFVTIEWKNRKLGVPLKQLEPVDASSDTEQAIGDWHYWLER
- a CDS encoding IS1096 element passenger TnpR family protein; the protein is MTTYRFRVKSEYDPTSLWRDIAVGGDRTLDEFQTVLNRAVGLNQDHLWFFGTDQDYWDSDSQYKRPEEIEQSASGLLRGGEEYDASETTIGQMARQLDLDERDRICYLFDYGDEWRFYAILKEIDETESSDKAPDVVNENGDPVEQYRLVDEEW